CACGAAGGTCGGCACGCTGGTGATGCCCAGGTCCCGGGCGGCGGCCAACGCGGCGGTGACGTCTGCGGTCCGCTGGTCGGAGTCGAGGAACCGGCGCACGTCGGCGACGTCCAGGCCGATCCCGCCGGCCACCGTGGCCAGCGCGTCCCGGGAGCCGACGTCGACGCCCTGGGTGAAGTACGCCTGGTAGAGCGCCTCGACCATCTCGGCCGCCAGGCCGTGGTCGGTGGCGTAGGAGACCAGCCGGTGCGCCTCGAAGGTGTTCGCGGTGACCGCACGGTCGAAGTCCAGCCGCAGCCCGTCACCCGCCGCGACCTCGGTCACGTGGGCGAACATCTGCCGCGCCCGCTCCGCACCG
The nucleotide sequence above comes from Micromonospora sp. NBC_00389. Encoded proteins:
- a CDS encoding DsbA family oxidoreductase produces the protein MEIEIYADVVCPWCYIGKRRLEEALASYDGEVTVRYRPFQLDPSAVSEPRPLLEAMAARFGGAERARQMFAHVTEVAAGDGLRLDFDRAVTANTFEAHRLVSYATDHGLAAEMVEALYQAYFTQGVDVGSRDALATVAGGIGLDVADVRRFLDSDQRTADVTAALAAARDLGITSVPTFVLAGKYAVSGAQETQTLLAALAEVEQRESAAHSH